A stretch of the Haloplanus aerogenes genome encodes the following:
- a CDS encoding tripartite tricarboxylate transporter permease — translation MLASAADAVPTVGLTTLGYALVGVALGTCSGLTPGLHANNFALLLASAVPVLPGPTVALGAAMLAAGVVHTFLDVVPALTLGVPDPATAAVTLPGHRLVLDGRGREALRLSALGSGLAVVVALLAAVPVTRAVEAVYPTLRRHLPLLLVAVGVVLVATESTWRRRGAAVVVLAAAAGLGWVVLDLDPTGPVAAGGVLAPLFAGLFGAPVLIEALSGEGIPPQADPTVTLDRRTILGTASAGAGAGALVGYLPGVSAAVGTVLVLPAVPGESGARGFLVASSGANTANTVFALFALVTFGMPRTGVMVAMDRAGTVAGTGVLVGTACLAAAVGFALVVSVGDAYLRTVGRLDHTRVSLATGGLLLVLAYLFAGGLGLAIFALAAVVGLLPPLLGVRRVHLMAVLVPAIVST, via the coding sequence CCTCGGCACCTGTAGCGGGCTGACGCCCGGCCTGCACGCCAACAACTTCGCCCTCCTGCTGGCCTCGGCCGTCCCGGTCTTGCCGGGACCGACCGTCGCGCTCGGCGCCGCGATGCTCGCCGCCGGCGTCGTCCACACGTTCCTCGACGTGGTTCCGGCGCTCACCCTCGGTGTCCCCGACCCCGCCACCGCGGCCGTCACCCTCCCCGGCCACCGCCTCGTCCTCGACGGGCGCGGACGGGAGGCGCTCCGGCTCTCGGCGCTCGGGAGCGGCCTCGCCGTCGTCGTCGCCCTCCTCGCCGCCGTCCCAGTGACCCGCGCCGTCGAGGCCGTGTACCCGACACTCCGTCGCCACCTTCCCCTCCTGTTGGTCGCGGTGGGCGTCGTCCTCGTCGCCACCGAATCGACGTGGCGTCGGCGCGGGGCGGCCGTCGTCGTCCTCGCCGCCGCTGCCGGCCTCGGCTGGGTGGTCCTCGACCTCGATCCGACGGGACCCGTCGCCGCCGGCGGCGTCCTCGCCCCGCTCTTCGCCGGCCTGTTCGGCGCGCCGGTGTTGATCGAGGCGCTCTCCGGCGAGGGCATCCCACCACAGGCCGACCCGACGGTAACGCTCGACCGGCGGACCATCCTCGGAACGGCGAGCGCCGGGGCGGGTGCGGGGGCGCTCGTCGGCTACCTCCCGGGCGTCTCAGCGGCTGTGGGGACGGTCCTCGTCCTCCCGGCTGTTCCGGGTGAGTCGGGAGCGCGTGGCTTCCTCGTCGCCTCCAGCGGGGCGAACACGGCGAACACGGTGTTCGCGCTGTTCGCGCTCGTCACCTTCGGGATGCCTCGGACTGGCGTGATGGTCGCGATGGACCGGGCGGGCACGGTGGCGGGGACGGGCGTTCTCGTCGGCACGGCCTGTCTCGCGGCCGCCGTGGGGTTCGCGCTCGTCGTCTCCGTCGGTGACGCCTACCTCCGCACGGTCGGCCGCCTCGACCACACGCGCGTTTCGCTCGCGACGGGGGGCCTCCTGCTCGTTCTCGCCTACCTGTTCGCGGGTGGGCTCGGCCTCGCGATATTCGCGCTCGCGGCCGTCGTCGGTCTCCTCCCACCCCTCCTCGGCGTGCGCCGCGTTCACCTCATGGCCGTCCTCGTCCCTGCCATCGTGTCGACGTGA